The region AGAACTTCGCTGGTGATTGCGCACAGATTATCTACCATTCAAAAAGCAAACAAGATTGTTGTAATGAAAAAAGGAAAAATAGCGGAGCAAGGAAAGCATGAAGAACTATTGGCTAAAAAAGGCGAATACTTTAAATTGGTTTCTATGCAAAGTTTAAGCTAACTGCAAGCCTAATTTCTTGCCTTTTTCGATCATAAAAACATAGGAGGCGTCATGTTCATTCGGAATTTCACCCTCTAAAATAGCCTCTTTAATGGCTTCTTTAATTTGACCTATTTCTCTGCAAGGCTTTAAATTAAAAGCTTTCATAATTTCTTCTCCGGTAATTGGCGGCTGAAAGTTTCTAACTTTATCTCTCTCCTCTACCTCTTTAATTTTTGCCCGAACGAGATTAAAATTTTGATGATAGCGCTTAAATTTCTTCGGATTTTTCGTGGTAATATCTGCTTCACACAAAGTCATTAAAGAATTTATATCATTGCCTGCATCAAAAACCAAACGTCTTATAGCCGAGTCTGTTACCTCTGAAGCCAACACAATTGGGCGCGAACTTAACAACACCATTTTCTGAACAAATTTCATTTTATTATTCAATGGCATTTTTAACCTTTTAAAGATTTTATAGACCATTTTAGAACCTACAAATTCATGTCCATGAAAGGTCCAACCAACTTTTTTACTAAATTTCTTTGTGGGTGCTTTTCCGATATCATGCAATAAAGCGGCCCATCTTAACCAAACATCATCGGTGTGTTCCGCAATATTATCTACGACTTCTAAGGTATGATAAAAGTTGTCTTTATGTTTTTGGCCTTCAACCTCCTCTACTCCTTTTAAAGCAATTAATTCAGGTAAAATTTGTTGCAACAATCCTGTTTGTTGTAATAACAAAAAGCCCATAGATGGTTTTGCTGATGCTACTATTTTATGCAACTCAACAACAATTCTTTCTCTTGTAATAATATGAAGTCTCTTAGAATTGCTAGAAATTGCTAATAGCGATTGCGCTTCAATATCGAAATTTAATTGTGTTGCAAAACGAATGGCACGCATCATTCTTAAAGGATCATCTGAATAAGTAATATCTGGATTTAAAGGAGTTTTTATAATTTTATTTTCTAAATCTTCCATCCCGTTAAACGGATCTAATACTTCACCAAAATTCTCTTTATTTAAACTTAAGGCCAATGCATTCATGGTAAAATCCCTTCTATTTTGATCGTCTTTTAAAGTTCCTTGAGTAACTTCAGGGTTTCTACTTTCTTCTGTATAAGATTCTTTTCTAGCACCCACAAACTCTATTTCAGTGTCTTTATAACGCAACATTGCCGTTCCGTATGTTTTAAAAACTTGCACTTTTGGTTTATTTGGCAATAGTTTAGACACTTTTAAAGCTAACTCAATTCCGCTGCCTACAGCCACAATATCTATATCTTTGGCAGTGCCTCTTTTTAAAATAAAATCGCGCACAAAACCACCAATCACATAGCTTTTTACCTGTAATTGTTCTGATGCCTTTGATATTATTGTAAAAATCTCTGAAGAAAGCGCTTCTTTATAATTCATATTTTTAGTAAGAAAGCGCAAATTTATTGTTTTCTACGCTTTTAAACAGCAATTGATAAAAGAAAATTATAATTACATTTGTGCTTTCGTTTTCATCTAATCAAGATCCCTTAAAATGATAACTTTTTTATGATTATTGTCAGAATTCTTGGCGACCTTGGAACTCAAATGTTTCAGTACGCATATGCCAAAGCTTTGCAGCAAAAAGGATATCAAGTAAAGATTGATATTTCCAAATTAAAAAAACAAAAATTGCATAAAGAGTGCCAATTAAATCAATTTAAAATTGATTTAGAAACTACTACACCGCTTGATAACTTTTTAAGTAGCATAAGACTCCAAGCATCTTTAAAAGAAAAAAGTTTGCTATTTGATAAAAAATTTCTTGAACTACCTCCAAAAAAATATGTGATCGGTAATTTTCAAACAGAAAAATACTTTAAAACAATTCGCGCTATTTTACGAAAACAATTTGTGGTAAAAAAAGAATTATCAAACTCAACAATCAATTATTTAAAAGAAATTACAATTCAAAAAAACGCTTGCGCTTTGCACATAGAAAGAACAAGTTCTATGGCTACTGAAAAAGTAAATGAGACTCTGTCAGCTAGTAATTTAAGGTACTACCAAGCCGCCATAAAATTGATTCAACATAAATTTAGTGATCATCATTTCTTTATATTTTCTAATGATATTTCTTGGGCTAAAAAAAACCTTAACATTGAAAATAAAACTTTTATAGAACATGCTGTGATACCTCATGAAAACATGCATCTCATAAGTTTATGTGAACATAATATTACAGCAAATAGTAATTTTTCTTGGTGGGGAGCTTGGTTAAATCAACATAAAAATAAAACTGTCATAACTTCTAAAACATGGATGGATGGGACAGAAAATGAATTTATTTGCCCAAATTGGATACAAGTTTGATACTCAAAATGGACGTTACATTTTAGGTTATATCAATTCTGTATTGAAGCAAGAAACACTTTAAATAGTAGAACTGGTATTATTTTTGTGTTTACCAAAATTTATTTTACATCCTTTGGTTCAATCATATTTTAAACCTCTTCTCAATATTACTTTTGTTGCAAGGATTGTATATTTAAAATAATGCTAAAAATGGTACCTTTGCAAAATATATAAAAACATGATTCAAAAAATCCCAAATTATATAAAATTCATTTTCACAAATGTTTTTTTTCTCTTCATTTTTGTCGTTTTATTTAGAGGTGTTTTCTATCTTTATTTTGCACAATTAGACACTAATTCTTCTTTAGCATCTCCAGAAATACAAAAAGCCATTTTGTTAGGCATTCGTTTTGATTTAAAATTAGCAATTATTACCTTCTTTCCATTAGCAATATTTGTCTTAATTACAAATTATCGTTTTTTTGAACGTGTAATTTTTAAAAGAATCGCAACCATTTATCTA is a window of Polaribacter litorisediminis DNA encoding:
- a CDS encoding CCA tRNA nucleotidyltransferase — protein: MNYKEALSSEIFTIISKASEQLQVKSYVIGGFVRDFILKRGTAKDIDIVAVGSGIELALKVSKLLPNKPKVQVFKTYGTAMLRYKDTEIEFVGARKESYTEESRNPEVTQGTLKDDQNRRDFTMNALALSLNKENFGEVLDPFNGMEDLENKIIKTPLNPDITYSDDPLRMMRAIRFATQLNFDIEAQSLLAISSNSKRLHIITRERIVVELHKIVASAKPSMGFLLLQQTGLLQQILPELIALKGVEEVEGQKHKDNFYHTLEVVDNIAEHTDDVWLRWAALLHDIGKAPTKKFSKKVGWTFHGHEFVGSKMVYKIFKRLKMPLNNKMKFVQKMVLLSSRPIVLASEVTDSAIRRLVFDAGNDINSLMTLCEADITTKNPKKFKRYHQNFNLVRAKIKEVEERDKVRNFQPPITGEEIMKAFNLKPCREIGQIKEAIKEAILEGEIPNEHDASYVFMIEKGKKLGLQLA
- a CDS encoding alpha-1,2-fucosyltransferase, whose amino-acid sequence is MIIVRILGDLGTQMFQYAYAKALQQKGYQVKIDISKLKKQKLHKECQLNQFKIDLETTTPLDNFLSSIRLQASLKEKSLLFDKKFLELPPKKYVIGNFQTEKYFKTIRAILRKQFVVKKELSNSTINYLKEITIQKNACALHIERTSSMATEKVNETLSASNLRYYQAAIKLIQHKFSDHHFFIFSNDISWAKKNLNIENKTFIEHAVIPHENMHLISLCEHNITANSNFSWWGAWLNQHKNKTVITSKTWMDGTENEFICPNWIQV